One Cellulomonas soli DNA window includes the following coding sequences:
- a CDS encoding DUF2249 domain-containing protein → MAVQPAQSPVDRTVAADDDTELAWPGEGDPVVDLRAVSWGVRESTALAVFGSVPSGGSLVLVAPEDPVDLLHLLSDEARGELEVEYLEETPGAWRLRVTRGFRLFV, encoded by the coding sequence ATGGCCGTCCAGCCCGCCCAGTCCCCCGTCGACCGCACCGTGGCCGCCGACGACGACACGGAGCTCGCGTGGCCGGGCGAGGGCGATCCGGTCGTGGACCTGCGAGCGGTCTCGTGGGGGGTGCGGGAGTCCACGGCGCTGGCGGTGTTCGGTTCGGTGCCCTCGGGCGGTTCGCTCGTGCTGGTCGCACCGGAGGACCCGGTCGACCTGCTGCACCTGCTGAGCGACGAGGCCCGCGGGGAGCTCGAGGTCGAGTACCTCGAGGAGACGCCGGGGGCGTGGCGGCTGCGGGTCACCCGCGGCTTCCGCCTGTTCGTCTGA